The Candidatus Eremiobacterota bacterium genomic interval TGCGGGACGCCGTCGCGGGTGAGGATCGCGCGCTCGACCAGCGCGCCGTTCGCTTCGGTCCCGGCGCCGCGCGTCGCGCCGACCGCGCGCAGCAGCTGCTCGGCGAAATGGTTGTTCGACTCCAGCATCATCTCGTGCACGACCTCGCGCAGCGGCGGCGAGCGGTGGCGCCACAGCACGTACGGCGCGAGCGGCGCGACGCCGGTGCGGATCCCGCCTTCGACCGCGATCCCGCGCTCGCGCAGCATCGCGCGCGCGACGCCGGCGGCGTAGCGCGGCAGATCGATCACCGGGCGCCAGAACGACTGCTCGGCGCCGGCTTCGATCCGCCCGTCGAGCGTGAAGTCGTTGCGCTCCGGATCGCGCTGGATCGTCAGCAGCGTCGCGTACGAGGTGAGGATCGTGCCGCTGACGTGCACCATGTCCGACGGCGGCAGCACGCGCACGCGCGCGGGGGCGCCGGGGCTGGTCGGGATCAGGTGAAACTCGACCGTCCCCTGGTCGAGCGAGAGCGCGCTGGTTCCCGCGGCGTAGCCGTACTGCAGATCGTCGGGATCCCACGCTTTGTTCACCTCCGGGCCGGAGAACAGGCTCGCGTCGGCGATGACCGCGCCCGCGATGTCGCGCACGCCCGCGCGCGCCAGCAACGCGACGCCGCCGCGCAGGTCGTCGCGCGTAAGCAGCGGATCGCCGGTTCCGACGAGATACAGATCGCCTTGAACCTTGCCGTCAGACGGGTCGTCGACCGACTCGAACGTCGTCGAAAAGCGGTAGTCCGGGCCGAGCGTCTCGAGCGCCGCGGCGCCGACCAGCACCTTGAACGTCGAGGCCGGCGTCAGCGGGACGCGCTCGCGCCGCGTGAAGAGCGGACGCCCGTCGCCGTCGACGACCGCGATCCCGCTCGT includes:
- the dacB gene encoding D-alanyl-D-alanine carboxypeptidase/D-alanyl-D-alanine-endopeptidase, coding for MSARSRLIAAALALAVVSACGGRTPAPSPQPTPVATALVAAPSAPAWSADDLRALQAQLRGALGASALATSGIAVVDGDGRPLFTRRERVPLTPASTFKVLVGAAALETLGPDYRFSTTFESVDDPSDGKVQGDLYLVGTGDPLLTRDDLRGGVALLARAGVRDIAGAVIADASLFSGPEVNKAWDPDDLQYGYAAGTSALSLDQGTVEFHLIPTSPGAPARVRVLPPSDMVHVSGTILTSYATLLTIQRDPERNDFTLDGRIEAGAEQSFWRPVIDLPRYAAGVARAMLRERGIAVEGGIRTGVAPLAPYVLWRHRSPPLREVVHEMMLESNNHFAEQLLRAVGATRGAGTEANGALVERAILTRDGVPQDGLRIVDGSGLAPSDRVTALTLATLLARTAQEKVGPLFVGALPRVGIEGTVRRRQIGDARGRVRAKSGHIEHVNALTGYVQTRRHGRVAFAIVVNDRRADDGPVEIGINRALQLLARS